The proteins below are encoded in one region of Phalacrocorax aristotelis chromosome 13, bGulAri2.1, whole genome shotgun sequence:
- the STK35 gene encoding serine/threonine-protein kinase 35 → METVDGGHRGTQRAARRRRAARRGPMAAAAPGPGPGGGGGAPRYSLLAEIGRGAYGVVYEAVSGRNGARLAVKRIRCDAPENVELALAEFWALTSLRRQHPNVVRFEECVLQRHGLGQRMSHGNKRSQLYLRLVETSLKGERILGYAEEPCYLWFVMEFCEGGDLNQYVLSRRPDPATNKSFMLQLTSAIAFLHKNHIVHRDLKPDNILITEKSGTPVLKVADFGLSKVCAGLTARGKEGGHENKNVNVNKYWLSSACGSDFYMAPEVWEGHYTAKADIFALGIIIWAMIERITFIDAETKKELLGTYIKQGTEIVPVGEALLENPKMELHIPQKRRTSMSEGIKQLLKDMLAANPQDRPDAFELETRMDQVTCAA, encoded by the exons ATGGAGACGGTGGACGGCGGCCACCGCGGGACACAaagggcggcgcggcggcgacgggcggcgcggcggggccccatggcggcggcggcgccggggcccggcccgggtgGCGGCGGTGGGGCTCCGCGGTACAGTCTGCTGGCCGAGATCGGCCGCGGGGCCTACGGCGTGGTGTACGAGGCGGTGTCGGGCCGTAACGGTGCCCGGTTGGCGGTGAAACGGATCCGTTGCGACGCTCCCGAGAACGTGGAGTTGGCGCTGGCGGAGTTCTGGGCCCTGACGAGCCTCCGGCGGCAGCACCCCAACGTGGTGCGCTTCGAGGAGTGCGTCCTGCAGCGGCACGGCCTGGGGCAGCGCATGAGCCACGGCAACAAGCGCAGCCAGCTCTACCTGCGCCTCGTCGAGACCTCCCTCAAAG GTGAGAGAATCCTGGGCTATGCAGAGGAACCTTGCTACCTGTGGTTCGTCATGGAGTTCTGTGAAGGGGGAGACCTCAACCAGTACGTGCTCTCACGAAGACCTGACCCAGCAACAAACAAGAGCTTCATGCTGCAGCTGACCAGTGCCATCGCCTTCCTGCACAAGAACCATATTGTCCACCGGGACCTGAAACCAGACAACATCCTGATAACAGAGAAGTCTGGCACCCCTGTTCTCAAGGTGGCCGACTTTGGGCTGAGTAAGGTCTGCGCTGGCCTGACTGCTCGGGGTAAGGAGGGTGGGCATGAGAACAAAAATGTGAATGTGAACAAGTACTGGCTGTCTTCAGCTTGCGGCTCCGATTTCTACATGGCACCTGAGGTCTGGGAGGGACACTACACTGCCAAGGCTGACATCTTTGCCCTTGGCATCATCATCTGGGCCATGATTGAGAGGATAACTTTCATCGATGCGGAGACCAagaaggagctgctggggacCTACATCAAGCAGGGGACTGAGATTGTGCCCGTTGGGGAAGCGCTGCTAGAAAATCCAAAGATGGAGCTGCACATCCCTCAGAAACGCAGGACTTCCATGTCTGAGGGGATCAAACAGCTCTTGAAAGACATGTTGGCTGCTAACCCACAGGATCGACCTGATGCCTTTGAGCTTGAAACCAGAATGGACCAGGTTACATGTGCTGCTTAA